CCTCGACGCCGACGACTGCGCGCTCGGCGCTCGCTGCACCACAGCACGGCGAGACATTTACGGCAGGGCAGACGAGAGCGGAGGGGGTCTCTTCTGCGCGTACGAGATCGAGCTGTTGGCGCCGGCGCCACCCCTGCGTCTGCTGCGGATAGCTGGGGACAAAAAGCATCCACTTATGTATAAGTGGTGCTACTATGTCTCCATGGCGCGTCGTCCTAGGCAGGTGTTCGCCAACGAGCGGAATGCTATCCGCTCCCGCGGCGGCATGGTCCGCATGTCGGATGCTCTGCGCCTTGGCATCAACCGGAAGACCTTCTACGCGATGCGCGACGCCGGCGTGCTCGAGCGGCTGAGTAGGGGTCTCTTTCGGCTGCGGGGCCTGCCTCCGCTGGGAAGCCCCGATCTCGTGACCATGGCGAAGCGAGTTCCGGAAGGAGTCATCTGCCTCGTCTCTGCGCTCTCCTTCCACGAGCTCACGACCCAGGTGCCGCACGAAGTGGACGTCGCAATTGAGCGCGGAAAGAAGAACCCTCCCCGAATCGACTACCCACCAGTCCGAGTCTTCAAGTTCTCCGGGGCCGCGTTCCGCCAGGGCATCGAGGTTCATAAGATCGACGATGTTCCAGTTCACATCTACAGCGCGGAGAAGACGATCGCGGACTCGTTCAAGTTCCGGAACAAGCTGGGCATGGATGTGGTTCTCGAGGCGCTCCGGCTCTGGCGCCGCCGGCCGCGGCGGGATGTCGAGAAACTCCTTCAGCATGCGCGGCATTGCCGCGTCGAGCGCGTCGTGCGGCCCTACCTGGAGGCTCTGCAATGAGCAAGAAGAATATGGCGGCCTCCGTCCACGCGCGGCTCACGGACATTGCGCGGAGAACGGACCGTCCGTTTCAGGAGTTGCTGCAGTACTACGCGATGGAGCGATTCCTCTATCGGCTGTCGAAGTCGCCGCACGCCGCGCGTTTTGTTCTGAAGGGAGCGCTCATGCTCCGTGTCTGGGACGCGCCGATGGCCCGGCCTACGAAGGACATCGATCTTCTAGGCCGGCTCGAGAACTCCCTGGAAAACCTGTCGACCGTCGTGCCGACGTCTGTGCCGTCGAAGTCGAGTCGGATGGCCTGCTCTTCAGACCGGCGACGGTGAAGTCCGAACGGATCAGGGAGAACGCGGACTACGAGGGTGTGCGTATTCGCTTCGACGGCCTCCTCGCGCGGGCCAGAATCGCCATGCGGCTCGACGTTGGTATCGGCGACGTGATGGTGCCTGTGCCGGTGGAGATCGCGTACCCGACGTTGCTCGACATGCCAGCGCCACGCCTCAAGGGTTATCCGCGCGAAACCGCGATCGCCGAGAAGTTCGAGGCGATGGTCAAGCTCGGCACACTGAACAGCCGGATGAAGGACTTCTACGACATCTGGCTTCTCTCGCGGCAGTTCGACTTCGACGGGTCGATGCTGGCCCAGGCGGCGAACGCCACGTTCGTGAATCGGCGCACCGCCGTGAAGGCAGATCCCGTCGCTTTGACCACCGAGTTCTCCGAGAGCGAGGTGGCGAACATCCAATGGCGAGCCTTCGTGCGGAAGGGAAGACTCGCGAACGCTCCCGCCAGGCTCGGAGAGGCCGTCAGCGGCATCGCACGCTTCCTCCTGCCTGTCGCGCGGGCGCACTTGGCAGGCGGGAACTTCAAGATGAACTGGACCGCGGGTGGGCCATGGCGAGAGTGACCTGCGTCGGCGC
This DNA window, taken from Deltaproteobacteria bacterium, encodes the following:
- a CDS encoding transcriptional regulator, producing MARRPRQVFANERNAIRSRGGMVRMSDALRLGINRKTFYAMRDAGVLERLSRGLFRLRGLPPLGSPDLVTMAKRVPEGVICLVSALSFHELTTQVPHEVDVAIERGKKNPPRIDYPPVRVFKFSGAAFRQGIEVHKIDDVPVHIYSAEKTIADSFKFRNKLGMDVVLEALRLWRRRPRRDVEKLLQHARHCRVERVVRPYLEALQ